One window from the genome of Pelodictyon luteolum DSM 273 encodes:
- a CDS encoding YqhA family protein, which translates to MHPILSATRYLVLIAVASLFAGTITILVYGTLSVGSLILDALSSGTISPKGGKNLVLGFIENADLFLVATALYIMALGLYELFIDDTVPMPEWLQIHTLDDLKDKLVGVIVVVMAVLFLGHAVTWHGESTILYLGGAIGAVIASLALFNGQKKKKDPKP; encoded by the coding sequence ATGCACCCGATACTGTCCGCCACCCGCTACCTTGTGCTCATAGCCGTCGCATCACTGTTTGCCGGCACCATAACGATCCTCGTCTATGGAACCCTCTCAGTAGGAAGCCTCATCCTTGACGCACTCTCTTCAGGCACGATTTCGCCGAAAGGAGGAAAAAACCTGGTGCTCGGCTTTATCGAGAACGCTGATCTTTTTCTCGTTGCAACAGCCCTCTACATCATGGCGCTCGGCCTCTACGAACTGTTCATCGACGACACCGTCCCCATGCCCGAATGGCTGCAGATCCATACCCTTGACGACCTCAAGGACAAGCTGGTCGGGGTGATTGTGGTCGTGATGGCGGTACTCTTCCTCGGCCATGCGGTGACGTGGCACGGCGAAAGCACAATTCTCTACCTCGGAGGCGCCATCGGAGCCGTCATCGCCAGTCTGGCCCTCTTCAACGGGCAGAAAAAAAAGAAGGACCCGAAACCCTGA
- a CDS encoding phosphoketolase family protein: MNAEDPTKEREETKSALTAAEADGLNAYWRAANYLSVGQIYLLANPLLLEPLVPEHVKPRLLGHWGTTPGQNFIYVHLNRVIRIRDLNMIYISGPGHGGPAVLANVWLEGTYSEYYPAVSENEAGMKTLFHQFSFPGGVPSHVAPETPGSIHEGGELGYSLSHAYGAAFDNPDLIVAAVIGDGEAETGPLSTSWHSNKFLNPCRDGAVLPILHLNGYKIANPAVLARLPHEELENLMKGYGYSPRFVEGSDPLDMHQKMAAAMDACLDDIKGIQQAARNGGVRERPVWPMIVLRSPKGWSGPKEVDGKKVEDFWRSHQVPFAEVRTNPAHLQLLEDWMRSYRPEELFTPSGALRAELKALAPKGKRRMGDNPHANGGLLLRDLMMHDFRDFAVMVPSPGAVEAEATRVAGAFLRDVMKENMAAANFRVFGPDETASNRLGFLFEVTDRTWMDEVMDYDDHLAPDGRVMEILSEHTCQGWLEGYLLTGRHGFFSCYEAFIHIVDSMFNQHAKWLKVCKQEIPWRRPIASLNYLLTSHVWRQDHNGFSHQDPGFIDHVVNKKADVIRVYLPPDANTLLSVTDHCLRSRDYINVIVAGKQPSWQWLDMESAVRHCTCGIGIWEWASSDTLDGDPDVVMACAGDVPTLETLAAVDILREKIPDLKIRVVNIVDLMTLQPPEEHPHGLKDRDFDDIFTIDRPIIFAYHGYPWLIHRLTYRRTNHYNLHVRGYKEEGTTSTPFDMVVRNDLDRFHLVADVVERVPRLRQKAAYVKQYVRDMLIAHNEYIRTHGEDLPEVRNWQWTRTLKPSTDGL; this comes from the coding sequence ATGAATGCAGAGGATCCTACGAAGGAAAGGGAAGAAACGAAGAGTGCTCTCACAGCGGCAGAAGCCGATGGACTCAACGCCTACTGGCGGGCGGCAAACTATCTTTCGGTGGGACAGATCTACCTGCTCGCAAACCCGCTTCTCCTGGAACCGCTCGTCCCGGAGCATGTGAAGCCGAGACTGCTGGGCCATTGGGGGACGACACCAGGCCAGAATTTCATCTATGTGCACCTGAATCGGGTGATACGCATCCGTGACCTCAATATGATCTACATTTCCGGTCCCGGTCATGGGGGCCCGGCGGTACTTGCCAACGTATGGCTGGAGGGGACCTACAGCGAGTATTACCCGGCGGTATCGGAAAACGAGGCCGGCATGAAAACGCTGTTCCATCAGTTCTCCTTTCCTGGCGGTGTGCCGAGCCATGTGGCACCCGAGACCCCGGGTTCCATCCATGAAGGCGGAGAGCTGGGCTATTCGCTTTCCCATGCCTACGGAGCCGCGTTTGACAATCCGGATCTCATCGTTGCCGCTGTCATCGGCGACGGGGAAGCTGAAACAGGACCGCTGTCGACCTCCTGGCACTCGAACAAGTTCCTGAACCCATGCCGTGACGGGGCGGTGCTGCCCATTCTCCACCTGAACGGCTACAAGATCGCCAACCCGGCGGTGCTTGCCCGCCTTCCGCATGAGGAGCTTGAGAATCTCATGAAAGGCTACGGATACAGCCCCCGGTTCGTGGAGGGGTCGGATCCTCTTGACATGCACCAGAAAATGGCTGCGGCCATGGACGCCTGCCTTGATGACATTAAGGGTATCCAGCAAGCTGCCAGGAACGGCGGCGTGAGGGAGCGGCCGGTCTGGCCGATGATTGTGCTCCGTTCACCCAAAGGGTGGAGTGGGCCGAAAGAAGTCGATGGCAAAAAGGTCGAGGATTTCTGGCGTTCGCACCAGGTCCCGTTTGCCGAGGTCCGTACGAACCCGGCACACCTCCAGCTACTGGAGGATTGGATGCGGAGCTACAGGCCTGAAGAGCTTTTTACTCCGTCGGGTGCTCTCCGGGCGGAACTGAAGGCACTTGCGCCGAAGGGAAAGCGGCGGATGGGTGACAACCCGCACGCCAACGGCGGGCTGCTATTGAGAGATCTCATGATGCATGATTTCCGTGACTTCGCCGTCATGGTGCCATCTCCCGGTGCTGTCGAGGCGGAGGCCACAAGGGTTGCGGGGGCGTTCCTTCGCGATGTCATGAAGGAGAATATGGCGGCGGCCAATTTCCGGGTTTTCGGCCCTGACGAGACGGCCTCGAACCGCCTTGGCTTCCTGTTCGAGGTGACTGACAGGACCTGGATGGATGAGGTCATGGATTATGATGACCATCTGGCGCCGGACGGGCGTGTCATGGAGATCCTCTCGGAACATACCTGCCAGGGGTGGCTCGAGGGGTACCTCCTGACGGGTCGGCATGGATTCTTTTCCTGCTATGAGGCATTCATCCACATCGTCGATTCGATGTTCAACCAGCATGCAAAGTGGCTGAAAGTATGCAAGCAGGAAATCCCCTGGCGGCGGCCTATTGCTTCGCTCAACTATCTTCTCACCTCGCACGTATGGCGCCAGGATCATAACGGTTTTTCCCATCAGGACCCCGGATTCATCGACCATGTGGTCAACAAGAAGGCCGATGTGATACGCGTCTACCTGCCGCCGGATGCCAATACCCTGCTTTCCGTCACCGACCACTGCCTCCGTTCGCGCGATTACATCAACGTCATCGTTGCCGGCAAGCAGCCATCCTGGCAGTGGCTGGACATGGAATCGGCCGTCCGTCACTGCACCTGCGGCATCGGAATCTGGGAGTGGGCGTCCAGCGATACCCTGGACGGCGACCCCGACGTGGTGATGGCTTGTGCTGGTGACGTCCCAACCCTTGAGACTCTTGCGGCGGTAGACATCCTCAGGGAGAAAATCCCGGATCTGAAGATCAGGGTGGTCAACATCGTCGATCTCATGACCCTGCAGCCGCCGGAAGAACACCCCCACGGCCTGAAGGACAGGGACTTCGATGACATCTTCACCATTGACCGTCCGATCATCTTTGCGTATCACGGATACCCGTGGCTCATCCACCGGCTGACCTACCGCCGGACCAACCACTACAACCTTCATGTGCGCGGATACAAGGAGGAGGGGACCACGAGCACCCCTTTCGATATGGTCGTACGCAACGATCTCGACCGGTTCCATCTGGTGGCCGACGTGGTGGAGCGGGTGCCGCGGCTTCGTCAGAAAGCGGCCTATGTGAAGCAGTATGTGCGTGACATGCTGATCGCCCATAATGAGTATATCCGTACCCACGGTGAAGACCTGCCCGAAGTCCGCAACTGGCAGTGGACCCGTACCCTGAAACCCTCAACCGATGGCTTATGA
- the corA gene encoding magnesium/cobalt transporter CorA, whose product MKKVMSGMAGTLGTAPGSLVHTGGRKMQDPAITVFSYSQESVRRASAGTIREAVALRREGEVLWVNIDGLHDVGLVEEAGTLFGLHPLTLEDILHTLQRPKIEDFDRYLFLVLKTLELEGDGGDVSEEQLGLVIGEGFVLSFRERPGLLFQSLYERLENPGTNVRKKGADYLAYAIVDSVVDSYFTVLEQFENRIETLDDELTDTVGSGSLPAMYTLKKELILLRKSVWPLREIISSIGRDRYRVIDDEATRPFFRDILDNIVLVIETVETYRDIVIGMYDTWLAIANNRMNEIMKVLTIIATVFMPLSFIAGVYGMNFRYMPELGWPWGYFGVLGLMGSIFIGMILFFRTRKWF is encoded by the coding sequence ATGAAAAAGGTCATGAGCGGTATGGCCGGCACTCTCGGTACGGCCCCGGGATCGCTTGTGCATACCGGAGGGCGGAAAATGCAGGATCCGGCAATCACCGTATTCAGCTACAGCCAGGAGTCCGTCCGGCGCGCCTCTGCCGGGACCATCCGGGAGGCCGTGGCGCTCCGTCGGGAGGGCGAGGTGCTCTGGGTGAACATCGATGGACTGCACGATGTCGGGCTGGTCGAGGAGGCAGGCACGCTCTTCGGCCTTCATCCCCTGACGCTGGAAGATATCCTGCATACCCTGCAGCGGCCGAAAATCGAGGATTTCGATCGCTATCTCTTTCTTGTGCTCAAGACGCTGGAGCTTGAAGGCGATGGTGGTGATGTGTCGGAAGAGCAGCTGGGACTGGTCATCGGGGAAGGGTTCGTACTGAGTTTCCGTGAACGCCCGGGCCTGCTGTTCCAATCGCTCTATGAGCGGCTGGAAAACCCCGGCACCAATGTCCGGAAAAAGGGCGCGGATTATCTGGCTTATGCCATCGTCGACTCGGTAGTCGACAGTTACTTCACGGTTCTCGAGCAGTTCGAGAACCGGATTGAAACGCTGGACGACGAACTGACCGATACGGTCGGCAGTGGATCGCTGCCGGCGATGTACACCCTGAAAAAGGAACTGATCCTCCTGCGAAAGTCAGTCTGGCCCCTCCGTGAAATCATCAGCAGCATCGGCCGCGACCGGTACCGGGTGATCGACGACGAGGCGACCCGGCCGTTTTTCAGGGACATCCTCGACAATATCGTCCTTGTCATCGAGACCGTTGAGACCTATCGCGACATCGTCATCGGGATGTACGACACGTGGCTTGCCATCGCAAACAACCGGATGAACGAGATCATGAAGGTGCTCACCATCATCGCTACCGTGTTTATGCCGCTGTCCTTCATCGCCGGAGTCTACGGCATGAACTTCCGCTACATGCCCGAGCTGGGATGGCCGTGGGGTTACTTCGGGGTCCTCGGGCTCATGGGCTCGATTTTCATCGGTATGATCCTTTTTTTCAGGACGAGGAAGTGGTTCTAG
- a CDS encoding acetate/propionate family kinase: protein MKYILVFNAGSSSIKFALYASGAPLQSIYAGELTRIGSSGSTLSVRHRGGASSGGEPAGASGHEAAFRRIFSWIQSVDAPPPDIIGHRLVHGGPLYADPAIVTPELLADIGRLVPYAPEHLPPALKGVALAAELMAGVPQVACFDTAFHRSMPEVARMYALPEPVRRQGVQRYGFHGLSYQYLLTELRRMGERSADRGRVVLAHLGHGASMVAVKDGKSVETTMGFSPAGGLVMSTRTGDLDPGVLLFLLEEAGMSPQEVKEMVNRRSGLLGVSAESDDMRDLLELEASDPAARLAVDLFCYQARKHLGSLIAVLGGLDLLVFTGGIGEHAPVIRSRICNGLECMGIALDERRNGENAAVISADTAGAVIRVMQTDEEQMIAGEALRLALLR, encoded by the coding sequence ATGAAATACATTCTCGTCTTCAATGCGGGGTCGTCAAGCATCAAGTTCGCCCTGTACGCATCGGGAGCGCCACTGCAGTCGATCTATGCCGGAGAACTGACGCGGATCGGGTCCTCCGGAAGCACCCTCAGTGTCCGCCACCGTGGGGGAGCCTCCTCCGGCGGGGAGCCTGCCGGGGCATCAGGTCATGAAGCGGCGTTCCGCCGGATTTTCTCCTGGATACAGTCCGTTGATGCACCGCCGCCGGACATCATCGGGCACCGCCTGGTGCACGGCGGTCCGCTTTATGCCGATCCAGCCATCGTCACCCCGGAGCTATTGGCCGATATCGGCCGTCTGGTCCCTTATGCTCCTGAACATCTTCCTCCTGCCCTCAAGGGTGTGGCGCTTGCTGCAGAGCTGATGGCCGGCGTGCCGCAGGTTGCCTGTTTTGATACTGCTTTCCATCGCTCCATGCCTGAAGTTGCCAGGATGTACGCACTTCCGGAACCAGTCAGGAGGCAGGGTGTGCAGCGCTATGGGTTCCACGGACTCTCCTACCAGTACCTGCTCACCGAACTCCGCCGGATGGGTGAGCGGAGTGCAGACCGGGGACGGGTCGTTCTTGCCCATCTAGGTCACGGGGCAAGCATGGTTGCGGTGAAGGACGGCAAGAGCGTCGAGACGACCATGGGGTTTTCTCCGGCTGGAGGGCTCGTCATGAGTACCCGGACCGGGGACCTCGACCCGGGGGTGCTGCTCTTTCTGCTTGAAGAGGCGGGGATGTCTCCACAGGAGGTCAAGGAGATGGTAAACCGCCGTTCCGGCCTGCTCGGGGTTTCGGCTGAGAGCGATGACATGCGCGACCTGCTTGAGCTTGAAGCCTCCGATCCTGCGGCCCGCCTTGCGGTGGATCTGTTCTGCTACCAGGCAAGAAAACACCTGGGGTCGCTGATCGCTGTGCTTGGCGGGCTGGACCTCCTGGTGTTTACGGGCGGGATTGGAGAGCACGCTCCCGTAATCCGAAGCCGGATCTGCAACGGACTTGAGTGCATGGGGATTGCTTTGGACGAGCGGCGGAATGGGGAAAATGCAGCAGTGATATCCGCCGACACCGCCGGAGCCGTGATACGGGTCATGCAGACGGATGAAGAGCAGATGATTGCCGGCGAGGCATTGAGGCTTGCGCTTTTACGTTAA